Proteins from a genomic interval of Streptomyces sp. NBC_01445:
- a CDS encoding antibiotic biosynthesis monooxygenase family protein, which yields MIYEHAELHVHPRGGVRLETDFAAVRHLLLEAPGCRSAELLRSVDHPDTYLLRVGWERLEDHTDVFPGTPQAKAFAEAVAPHCVARPRVVHYAAQGDSTTAA from the coding sequence ATGATCTACGAGCACGCCGAACTGCATGTCCACCCGAGGGGAGGCGTTCGGCTCGAAACGGACTTCGCGGCGGTCCGGCATCTGCTGTTGGAGGCTCCCGGGTGCCGATCCGCCGAACTGCTGCGCAGCGTCGACCACCCTGACACCTACCTGCTGCGCGTCGGTTGGGAACGGCTCGAGGACCACACCGACGTCTTCCCCGGAACCCCGCAGGCGAAGGCCTTTGCCGAGGCAGTCGCACCACACTGTGTCGCCCGGCCCCGGGTCGTCCACTACGCGGCCCAGGGAGACAGTACAACCGCCGCGTGA